The following are from one region of the Verrucomicrobiaceae bacterium genome:
- a CDS encoding polyribonucleotide nucleotidyltransferase, whose amino-acid sequence MAIHTQNIQLGAGSLQIETGKFAKLADGAVTVRLGDTIVLVTAVSATKVKDGQDFFPLSVEYKEKASAAGRFPGGYFKREGRPTEKEILTCRMTDRPLRPLFPKGYYYDTQVVAILLSADGENDPDICAMNGASAALCVSDIPFAGPVGAVRIGRLNGEFVINPTQAQRLDSDLDLVYVGNKTDVIMIEGAANELPEAEFVKALHFAQAEVTKIVAAQEELTKLAGKTKREVPLMLVKDELLEIAYAVAGDRIEGALYTPSKVARGKAVGALKDEVEQAIKAKFPEATGFEISQAFDYLQKKAFRISILDKQSRCDGRGIDQLRQLSGEASVLPRTHGSASFTRGETMALSIATLAPADEAQEMDTYAGGPDSKRFILHYNFPPFSVGETGRFGGQNRREIGHGALAERSIEPVIPAKEVFPYAIRVSSEVMESNGSTSMASVCSGVMALLDAGVPIKRPVGGISVGLVTEFEGDNMKRYLTMLDIIGSEDHFGDMDFKLCGTTEGVTGYQLDLKLPGIPLRILEEAIVKAKEGRTQVLAAMAQAIAEVKPLSPYAPRIEIIKINPDKIGELIGPGGKNIKAIQAESGAEISIEDDGTVYVYANRKEGIERAIEMISGTSQEIEVGKLYTGRVVSTTNFGAFMNLGGKKDGLIHISELADFRVNKTEDVVKTGDIVTAKCIGIDDKGRIKMSRKAAMKEKDAAAAGGEAAPAADVG is encoded by the coding sequence ATGGCTATCCACACACAAAACATCCAGCTCGGTGCTGGCTCACTCCAAATCGAAACCGGCAAATTCGCCAAACTCGCCGACGGCGCCGTCACCGTGCGTCTCGGTGACACCATCGTCCTCGTCACCGCCGTCTCCGCCACGAAAGTGAAAGACGGCCAGGACTTCTTCCCCCTCTCCGTCGAGTACAAGGAAAAAGCCTCCGCCGCAGGCCGCTTCCCCGGTGGTTACTTCAAGCGCGAAGGCCGCCCCACGGAAAAGGAAATCCTCACCTGCCGCATGACGGACCGCCCACTGCGCCCGCTCTTCCCGAAAGGCTACTACTACGACACTCAGGTCGTCGCCATCCTCCTCAGTGCCGATGGCGAGAACGACCCGGACATCTGCGCCATGAACGGTGCCTCCGCCGCCCTCTGCGTCTCCGACATTCCCTTCGCAGGCCCCGTCGGTGCCGTGCGCATCGGCCGCCTCAACGGTGAATTCGTCATCAATCCTACCCAGGCCCAGCGTCTCGATAGCGACCTCGACCTCGTGTACGTCGGCAACAAGACCGACGTCATCATGATCGAAGGTGCCGCCAATGAGCTGCCCGAGGCTGAATTCGTCAAAGCTCTCCACTTCGCTCAAGCCGAAGTCACCAAGATCGTCGCCGCCCAGGAAGAGCTCACCAAGCTCGCTGGCAAAACCAAGCGTGAAGTCCCCCTCATGCTCGTCAAAGATGAGCTCCTCGAAATCGCCTACGCCGTCGCTGGTGATCGCATCGAAGGCGCACTCTACACCCCCTCCAAAGTTGCCCGTGGCAAAGCCGTCGGCGCATTGAAAGACGAAGTCGAGCAGGCCATCAAAGCCAAGTTCCCTGAAGCCACCGGCTTCGAGATCAGCCAGGCCTTTGACTACCTCCAGAAGAAAGCCTTCCGCATCTCCATCCTCGACAAGCAGAGCCGCTGCGACGGCCGTGGCATCGACCAGCTCCGCCAGCTCTCTGGTGAGGCCTCCGTGCTTCCCCGCACCCACGGCTCCGCCAGCTTCACCCGTGGTGAGACGATGGCCCTCTCCATCGCCACGCTCGCCCCAGCCGACGAAGCCCAGGAAATGGACACCTACGCCGGTGGCCCAGACTCGAAGCGCTTCATCCTGCACTACAACTTCCCTCCGTTCTCCGTCGGTGAGACTGGCCGCTTCGGTGGTCAGAACCGTCGTGAAATCGGCCACGGAGCCCTCGCAGAGCGCTCCATCGAGCCTGTCATCCCAGCCAAGGAAGTCTTCCCCTACGCCATCCGCGTCAGCAGCGAAGTCATGGAATCCAACGGCTCCACCTCCATGGCCTCCGTTTGCTCCGGCGTCATGGCCCTCCTCGACGCTGGTGTGCCCATCAAGCGCCCCGTCGGCGGCATCAGCGTCGGTCTTGTGACCGAATTCGAAGGCGACAACATGAAGCGCTACTTGACGATGCTCGACATCATCGGCAGCGAAGACCACTTCGGCGACATGGACTTCAAACTCTGTGGCACCACCGAAGGCGTCACCGGCTACCAGCTCGACCTCAAGCTCCCTGGCATCCCTCTGCGCATCCTCGAAGAAGCCATCGTCAAAGCCAAGGAAGGCCGCACCCAGGTGCTCGCCGCCATGGCCCAGGCCATCGCCGAAGTGAAGCCCCTCAGCCCCTACGCCCCACGCATCGAGATCATCAAGATCAACCCTGACAAGATCGGTGAGCTCATCGGCCCTGGCGGCAAAAACATCAAAGCCATCCAGGCCGAGTCCGGCGCTGAAATCAGCATCGAAGACGACGGCACCGTGTACGTCTATGCCAACCGCAAAGAAGGCATCGAGCGTGCGATCGAAATGATCAGCGGCACCTCCCAGGAGATCGAAGTCGGCAAGCTCTACACGGGCCGCGTCGTCAGCACCACGAACTTCGGTGCCTTCATGAACCTCGGTGGCAAAAAAGACGGCCTCATCCACATCAGCGAGCTCGCCGACTTCCGCGTCAACAAGACCGAAGACGTCGTCAAGACCGGCGACATCGTCACCGCCAAGTGCATCGGCATCGACGACAAAGGCCGCATCAAAATGAGCCGCAAAGCCGCCATGAAGGAAAAAGACGCCGCCGCCGCTGGTGGCGAAGCCGCCCCTGCTGCTGACGTCGGCTAA
- a CDS encoding DUF2752 domain-containing protein, with product MQRNFLFQPWLAPLLRQRWVCRVLLGVVLLVFIAFTLGWGLWPCPVARFLDLPCPGCGLTRSLTALMRGHLHEMLRLHPFAPFAVLMGGLVTLGAALPARGAVALADRVEKIERRTGLVAIIFLLFTCFGLLRLLGLWYYPPMPEPILPWKRTMEGAGL from the coding sequence ATGCAGCGTAATTTTTTATTCCAGCCCTGGCTTGCGCCACTTTTGCGGCAGCGCTGGGTTTGCCGTGTGCTTCTTGGGGTGGTGCTGCTCGTGTTCATCGCCTTCACACTCGGGTGGGGACTCTGGCCGTGCCCTGTGGCACGTTTTTTGGACCTACCATGCCCAGGCTGCGGGCTGACACGCTCGCTCACTGCCCTCATGCGTGGTCATTTGCATGAAATGCTCCGCCTGCATCCCTTTGCGCCCTTCGCGGTGCTCATGGGGGGGCTCGTCACGTTAGGAGCAGCATTACCAGCTCGTGGCGCAGTAGCGCTCGCAGATCGAGTGGAGAAGATCGAGCGGCGCACCGGGCTGGTGGCGATCATTTTCCTGCTGTTTACATGTTTTGGCTTGCTACGGCTGCTCGGACTTTGGTATTACCCACCCATGCCGGAGCCTATCCTGCCCTGGAAAAGGACTATGGAGGGAGCCGGTTTATAA
- a CDS encoding phosphoribosylformylglycinamidine synthase subunit PurL, giving the protein MSKAVFRSIPLRDLTADQLLDLSKRMKLSLSKADMLAVQKIYQDEGREPTDVEMEVIAQTWSEHCKHRIFGAKIYHTLNGQQEVVDGLFKTYIRNVTEEICKTKPDFVLSAFEDNAGFVKLDDDKAVCLKVETHNHPSAIEPYAGANTGLGGVIRDILGAGKGAKPVASLDVFCFGPPDIEQDQIKAKDVIHPLGVMRGVVRGVRDYGNRMGIPTVNGAIQFDDTFIYNPLVFCGTAGIIPIKDIAKEVKPGHLLIAAGGRTGKDGLKGATFSSAELTTDSHEEDQTAVQIGNPIEEKKVADWVLAAREKGLIQFVTDCGAGGFSSAAGEMLRDTGGEVWLENAPLKAPDLESWQVFISESQERMVIAIDEKDLPELQKLADIYQTEIFVLAKADGSQRLKVMHHGTTVCDLHVTALHEAPRREMRAKWRTPADVQPAVPVRPESWTATLKTLLSDFSIVSREPIIREYDHEVQGNTVLKPLAGAAGDCPQDGSVIRVDGSNQLVSLACALLPEWGKTDPHLMGRAVVDECVRQLVAMGSNPDRIAILDNFCMGNPDNERENRRPSSNAPRAWPRAPSRMGPPSSAARTASTTTSSPTKAPSPSPSRSCSAASASSRTPATSSEPPCAASAARSPSWAKPAPVCAAASSPNTPAASASTPARPSTKPKAWPPTAATSTS; this is encoded by the coding sequence ATGTCCAAAGCCGTTTTCCGCTCCATCCCCCTCCGCGATCTCACCGCTGACCAGCTTCTCGATCTCTCGAAGCGCATGAAGCTCTCGCTTTCCAAGGCGGACATGCTCGCGGTGCAGAAGATTTATCAAGATGAAGGCCGTGAGCCGACGGATGTGGAGATGGAAGTCATCGCGCAGACCTGGAGCGAGCACTGCAAGCACCGCATCTTTGGTGCGAAAATTTATCACACGCTCAATGGCCAGCAGGAGGTCGTGGACGGGCTCTTCAAGACCTACATCCGCAATGTGACGGAGGAGATTTGCAAAACGAAGCCCGACTTCGTGCTCAGCGCCTTCGAGGACAACGCGGGCTTTGTGAAGCTCGATGACGACAAGGCCGTCTGCCTCAAGGTGGAGACGCACAACCACCCCAGCGCCATCGAACCCTACGCGGGTGCGAATACCGGCCTCGGTGGTGTCATCCGCGACATCCTCGGCGCGGGCAAGGGTGCTAAGCCGGTCGCCTCGCTCGATGTGTTCTGCTTTGGCCCGCCCGACATCGAGCAGGATCAGATCAAGGCCAAGGACGTCATCCATCCGCTCGGCGTCATGCGTGGCGTGGTGCGCGGCGTGCGCGACTACGGCAATCGCATGGGCATCCCCACCGTCAATGGCGCGATCCAGTTCGACGACACCTTCATCTACAACCCGCTCGTGTTCTGCGGCACCGCCGGCATCATCCCGATCAAGGACATCGCCAAGGAAGTAAAGCCCGGTCATTTGCTCATCGCTGCAGGCGGTCGCACCGGCAAAGACGGCCTCAAAGGCGCCACCTTCTCCTCCGCCGAGCTCACCACCGACTCGCATGAGGAAGACCAGACCGCCGTGCAGATCGGCAATCCCATCGAGGAGAAAAAAGTCGCCGATTGGGTGCTCGCCGCTCGTGAGAAGGGCCTCATCCAGTTCGTGACCGATTGCGGCGCGGGCGGTTTCAGCTCCGCCGCAGGCGAAATGCTGCGCGATACCGGCGGCGAGGTCTGGCTGGAGAATGCGCCGCTGAAAGCGCCCGATCTCGAAAGCTGGCAGGTCTTCATCAGCGAATCCCAGGAGCGCATGGTCATCGCCATCGACGAGAAGGATCTGCCCGAGCTGCAAAAGCTTGCCGACATTTATCAGACCGAGATCTTCGTGCTCGCGAAAGCCGATGGCTCGCAGCGGCTCAAGGTCATGCACCACGGCACCACCGTCTGCGACTTGCACGTCACCGCGCTGCACGAGGCCCCGCGCCGCGAGATGCGGGCCAAATGGCGCACGCCAGCCGATGTGCAGCCTGCCGTGCCCGTGCGTCCGGAATCCTGGACCGCCACGCTCAAGACCTTGCTGTCCGATTTCTCCATCGTCTCCCGCGAGCCGATCATCCGCGAATACGACCACGAAGTGCAGGGCAACACCGTCCTCAAGCCGCTCGCCGGTGCGGCGGGCGATTGCCCGCAGGATGGCAGCGTCATCCGCGTCGATGGCAGCAATCAACTTGTCTCGCTCGCCTGCGCCTTGTTGCCGGAATGGGGCAAGACCGACCCGCATCTCATGGGCCGCGCCGTCGTCGATGAGTGCGTGCGCCAGCTCGTCGCCATGGGCTCGAATCCCGACCGCATCGCCATCCTCGACAACTTCTGCATGGGCAATCCCGACAACGAGCGCGAGAACCGGAGGCCCTCGTCGAATGCACCAAGGGCATGGCCAAGAGCGCCATCGCGTATGGGGCCCCCTTCGTCAGCGGCAAGGACAGCTTCTACAACTACTTCGTCACCGACGAAGGCCCCGTCTCCATCCCCGTCACGCTCCTGCTCAGCGGCTTCGGCATCGTCGAGGACGCCAGCCACGTCGTCGGAGCCTCCCTGCGCCGCGTCGGCAGCAAGATCGCCGTCTTGGGCAAAGCCAGCGCCGGTCTGCGCGGCAGCATCGTCGCCAAATACACCCGCGGCATCGGCCTCGACGCCGGCCCGTCCTTCGACGAAGCCGAAAGCATGGCCGCCTACCGCCGCTACTTCGACCTCGTGA
- a CDS encoding RelA/SpoT domain-containing protein, translated as MTNEAKSTQFTGKAINRAGEALLDSKLLEREPQKFEQSMAALSYWRAMHEKPLEEAYALLGACAEKIRVKVVLAKRLKRAPSIISKLQRFDGMKLRNMQDIGGCRAILPTHKKLLKLLREFKRRKTVRVKDYIEEPKPDGYRGIHLIGDFSDKTENRRSIEIQLRTEIQHAWATGVEIVDLFTGQAIKSNRGKEEWKEFFRSLSVMFSLIEGLNLTKPKDMRHLVDSIVGKLFGPEKIHFVQSAERAYALSSKLKVIENLEVFASTLKVTDEHLTMKPHDGYVLLSIHVKNKALSLLNFAKSEFDLAVSNYLDYEKMAASDGQQAVVLLAAEAVGGIKEAYPNYFGDSSRFLTLLRASNAAYRQIEPNRLWRTIKRMWV; from the coding sequence ATGACAAACGAGGCCAAATCAACCCAGTTTACAGGCAAAGCCATAAATCGAGCAGGTGAAGCATTGCTCGACTCGAAACTTTTGGAGCGAGAGCCACAAAAGTTCGAACAATCTATGGCCGCCCTATCATACTGGAGAGCGATGCATGAAAAACCTTTGGAGGAGGCTTATGCATTGCTCGGAGCATGTGCAGAAAAGATCAGGGTCAAAGTCGTCTTGGCAAAACGACTGAAACGCGCTCCGTCGATAATCTCAAAACTACAGCGTTTCGACGGCATGAAACTGCGAAACATGCAAGACATCGGAGGGTGTCGTGCCATTCTTCCGACACATAAAAAGCTGCTCAAGCTTCTTCGAGAGTTTAAGCGTCGAAAGACTGTGCGCGTTAAGGACTACATTGAAGAACCCAAACCAGATGGCTACCGAGGAATCCATCTGATCGGGGACTTCTCAGACAAAACTGAGAACAGGAGGTCGATTGAGATTCAACTGCGCACCGAAATTCAACATGCTTGGGCTACTGGAGTCGAGATCGTGGATCTCTTTACCGGTCAAGCAATCAAGTCGAATCGAGGCAAGGAGGAATGGAAGGAGTTCTTTCGGAGTCTCTCGGTAATGTTTAGCCTGATTGAGGGGCTAAACCTGACGAAGCCAAAAGACATGCGACATTTGGTTGATTCCATAGTTGGCAAGCTCTTTGGTCCTGAGAAAATCCACTTTGTGCAGTCTGCTGAGCGTGCGTATGCGCTGTCATCGAAACTCAAAGTTATTGAGAATCTCGAGGTCTTTGCATCGACATTAAAAGTCACCGACGAGCACTTAACAATGAAGCCACACGACGGTTATGTGCTTCTAAGTATTCATGTGAAGAACAAGGCTCTATCGTTGCTAAACTTTGCGAAAAGCGAATTCGACTTGGCAGTGTCCAACTACCTTGACTATGAGAAAATGGCGGCTTCAGACGGTCAACAAGCAGTTGTGTTATTGGCTGCGGAAGCGGTCGGTGGAATCAAAGAGGCATATCCCAACTATTTTGGTGACTCCTCGCGTTTTCTAACGCTTCTACGAGCCAGCAATGCCGCTTACCGGCAGATCGAGCCAAATAGACTCTGGCGCACGATTAAGCGCATGTGGGTTTAG